The Primulina huaijiensis isolate GDHJ02 chromosome 6, ASM1229523v2, whole genome shotgun sequence genomic sequence CTATTTCTTTCTCAGAATGNatatatatacatatatgtgcATATGTAAAACAGATTATTAGTATCCAGGATGTGTTAATTCGTGATCTTGGCTCCATTGATGCGGCTATTTATTGCTTAGATCGTTGGTTTAATGGCACGACAGGTCTTAAACATGTGTATGATTTCTTTGTTCACAAAGAAGGAAGATGGCCATGGAAACCTCTGATATCAAAATCATTCATCCTACCTAAGCACCGGTTTGCGCTTTGGCTCTTTGCACACGCTAAGTTTCTTACTCGGGATAGACTTGTGTTTGTTCTGGATAATTCATGTGTGCTGTGTAGTAATGCACAAGAGTCCAACGACCACATTTACTTCAGGTGCAGGATTTCGAAGAAGATATGGGATAATGTTAGAGATTGGTTGGGAATGAAGAAAGGTATGAGATCGGCAACGGCTGTTCTCAAAGTCTTTCGAGGTGTTTATCGAGACAACTCAACAATTAACAATATGAGATGTATGACACTTGCAGCTACGATATACCATGTTTAGAACACGGGGAATAGGgcgatttttgaaaaaaaaaaagtcgaaCGTTAACGCTATTATTAAGAAaagcaatattttaatttatcgtTGTAttcataatataattgttataaatattGTTGTGTCAATATATTGATTGaacttttaatattattatatatttgatcaactcattcaaattcttgaatcttctaatattttattttgatccaaattgttataattattaatatatccaaaattttataaaataaaaaattgctacacttaattttatatatatatatatatatatatgtgtgtgtgtgtgtgcttaTACACTAATATATactatcaataaatttttttggatgTTATCTCAAGTTGTTCTATTTTTATCGATGGGATGAGCCTTACGACGATAGATCGGACTTCTCAGTCACTTACCAATgtgaataataaaattaaaagatttattgattatatatttaataaattacattttttaacTTTCTTAAATATTATCCTCtatctttaaaataaatattatcttttGTAAATATATTTCTTATAATATTGAAAAAGTAAGATGATATTCTTAGGTGAATACCTTGAAGTAATACATAAGTTTGGACTTTGGAGGATTAGATTTGAAATCCGcgtatatattaaattatatttctaaatgttactttttgaaaaaaaaatttttaataatataaaatatttacgGCGGAGCCGAGGGGTGGCAACGGATATGGCTGCAGCCACGATGAGGAAGGGATGATGTAACGGTGACGGTGCCGAGGTTCGGAAAATGAGCAGCTCAACGTATCTCCCACTCAGATTTGCCTTCATCTTCTCCCTCTCCCTCGCCGGCGCCGCCGCCTCCTTCACCAAAACCCGTCTCAATCTCGTTAATATTGACGCTCTCTCTCCGCCATCTAAGCCCAAAGCCACTGTGTCGGACTTGCTTTCTCTACTGAGCACACCACAGAAGTTTCATTCCGTCAACTCACAGGTTGCACAAGAGATTTGGTCATGCTTCAAATTCCTCGCGCCATTTCCTCCCTATAATGAAACACTATCAACTAGGCGATCGCTGAGTTCGAAGACAATTTTTTCGTCGAATCGGAGCGAAGAGGATATCGATTATCTGATTTTGTCGCCGCCGGAGCCAGTATTGGAGCTTGCTAGGCTCGCCGTTGACTCTGGCGCAGACCCGGGGGCTATTCAACGAGCTCTGGATCCAACCATTCTCCCTGTCAGTGTTCCTTTTTTTGCTCATTAAACATAGACTAGTGCTTAAAGGTTGCTATTTTAGCTGTGCACACATACATTTCATTCAAGCACCATTGAAAATGTTTACCATTTGACACGATAATTTCTTGACTTATGTAGCAGAGACGGTGATATTTTTTCCCCGGTAATTGTGAACTTGTATTGTTCTCTCATTGATTTATACACTCAAACCTTTCGTTTCCTCCTCTATCCTCCTTTAAAGTATGTATGATGAGTGCAATTTGGGAGGTACATCGTGTGCGTTCTTAAAATTATCGTGAATTTGTGATAGGTGAATCTTGCTATTGAAGCCTTTCATATGAGGTATTCAAGGTGCCTTAAGGAGTATATGACAACTGAAATTAGCGCGCGAACTTTTATGTTTTTAGGAAATTTTCAGGTGGCAGTGCAATTTAAAGGGCCCATTGTTAATTGATCTGTTCTGCTACTTGCAAAGTGTGAATGTTAATAAAAATTGGAACAAAACTCCATAAGAGGGATCATTGTTTAATTGGTACAGGTTCCTGATGTTGAAGGATCGAATGAAGATCGGTGTGAACTTACCAGAACTTCTTATGGGAGACATTTTATAAACGAAGTATGTAATATTGTGTTGATAGCTTTTGGTCATTTAAAATCTTGTTTTGCATTTTTCTTTGTTAATGTagtttgttattttgttttgtaGGAGTTGAATTCTTACATTgaatttttg encodes the following:
- the LOC140978453 gene encoding uncharacterized protein, coding for MSSSTYLPLRFAFIFSLSLAGAAASFTKTRLNLVNIDALSPPSKPKATVSDLLSLLSTPQKFHSVNSQVAQEIWSCFKFLAPFPPYNETLSTRRSLSSKTIFSSNRSEEDIDYLILSPPEPVLELARLAVDSGADPGAIQRALDPTILPVPDVEGSNEDRCELTRTSYGRHFINEELNSYIEFLFKIIVERGPSVGLNVSLSRYDLFHGHLFLAADSGRLGILFHAREYPAYDKEVFPFNMGYCQVGSHVAYDDSMNLRNILWLAPLPSNSTKAWLAPGVLVVLDAHPEGIIYQDLIPDYVQIARTLYEDDFGEVVVDVNYLNVGTDVPKFQVFLC